Part of the Streptomyces antimycoticus genome, CAGCGCCTCGAAGGTGGGCGGCTGGACGATGGGCATGTCGTTGGAGGTGCGCAGGGTCGGGCAGGCCATGTTGGTGCCCGCGCTGGAGCCCATGTAGATCGCGCCCGCGGCCACCCGTTCCCGTATCGCCCGGACCAGATCGCGCTCGTGCAACGCCTTGAGCAGCCGGAAGCTGTTGCCACCGCCGACGAACACCGCCTGCGCCCCGCGCACCAGCTCGGCCGGGTCGGCGGCGGTGTGCGCACCGGTGACCTCCACGCCCAGCGGCTCCAGGGCCGTGGCCACCTTGGCGGTGTAGCCGTCGTGGTCGGCCAGCGCGTACGGCACGAAGACGAGCCGGCGCGCGCCGTCCAGCGCCGAGGCGATCTCCTCGAGTGCGTGGTCCAGATAGCCGCGGCCGGGCGCGGCGGAGTTCGACAGCAGCAGCAACTGCATGAGGGGGCCTTTCTGGCGGAACGGTGGAACGGCGGTACGGCGGTACGGCGGTACGGCGGTACGGAGGGCTCGGGCGGTGAGGGGAGTGGGGGGATTTGGGGTGAATTGTCGGGACGGGCGGTACGGCGCGCGGATGGGCGCCGCTCGGCGCCGCTAGCGGCGCGGGGCGCGCCGCGGCCGGGTCGGCGTCAGCAGCCTGCCCAGATCGGCGGCGCCCTGCAGCAGCGGCGCGATCAGCTGCTCCCGGCGGGGGCGCAGCACCTCGGGCGCGGCGGCCAGAGTCAGGGTGCCCACCGGACGTCTGCCTACCAGAACCGGCGCCGCGAGCGCCGCGCTGTCCGGATCGTACTCGCCCTCGGAGTAGGCGTAGCCGTCGCGCCGCACCTGCGAGAAGCGCTCCTCGAGCCGCACCGGATCGGTCGGCGTGTGCTCGCTGAAGCGCGCCATCGGGCGGCCGTACAGCAGCACGGCCCGGTCACCGGGCGGGAGCATACCGAAGTAGGCGCGGGAGGTGGCGCCGGCGTGTGCCGGGTACAGCTCGCCCGCCAGCACGTAGTAGCGCAGCGGGCCGGTGGCCCCGTCCACCGCCGCGACGCAGCGCATGTGCACCCCGTCCGGGACCGCGAACAGCGTGTTCACCCCGACCGCCTCGGCCAGCGCCTCCAGGATCGGCCGGGCCAGGCTGGCCATGCCGCCGCCCCGCTCCCACACCCAGGACAGATGCCACACCGCCGGGCCCAGCCGATAGCGGCGTGAGCGCTTGTCGGAGACCAGGAAGCCCCGGTAGGCCAGCGCGGCCAGCAGCCGCTGGGCCACCGACTTGTCCAGCCCGAACTCCTCGGCGATCTCGGTGACGCCCCACTCGGGGCGCTCGCGGTCGAAGGCGAGCAGCACGTTCAGCACACGGTCCGCGGTCTGGAGGGGCGGGGCGCCGGTTACGGGCTTCTGTTCAGGCATGTCGAAAGAGTAAACATTCTCGGATATCGAGAAAACATTGCGCACAGCGCGACGCCGGGCGGACCCTGGCGGAGCCGACGGCCGGGCGGATCCCCGGCCAGGCCGGCGCCCGGTGGCAGTGCCCGCCCCGCGCGCCGCTTCCCCCGCCCGTCCGGTCGGGCCATCGACGTCACCGATCGCCTTACCGAGGCATGACCGATCGCCTCACCGACGGCCTTACCGACCGCATCTGCCGATCACATCGCCGACGGCGTCCGTGACCGCATTACCGATCACATCACCGACCCCATCACCAACCGCATCACCCCGCCGTGAGAGGCCAGCCGTGCTCAAACACGTCCTTGACATCATCGAACTCCTCGACCGTCCGCAGACCAGCGGCGCCCTCCTCGCCGACCATCTGCGCGCGGTCCAGGCCGCGGCCGGAGCCGACCCGCAGACGGCGCCCCAGGTCGAGGTACGCACCGTTGAGGGCGACAAGGGCAGCACGGACTTCGTCTCCGTCACCGTCCCCGGCCGCCGCGGCAAGCTGGGCCGCGGCGACGCCCCGACCCTGGGCATCCTCGGCCGGCTCGGCGGAGTCGGGGCCCGCCCGGAGCGGATCGGGCTGGTCTCGGACGCCGACGGGGCGGTGGCGGCGCTGTCCGCCGCGGCCAAGCTGCTGGACATGCACGCCCGCGGCGACGTCCTGGACGGCGATGTCACGCTCTCCACTCACGTCTCCGGCTGGGCCCCCACCCAGCCGCACGACCCCGTGCCCTTCATGGACTCCCCGGTGGACACCCTGGTGTGCAACCGCGAGGAGATCTCGCCCGCGATGGATGCGGTCGTCTCCATCGACACCACCAAGGGCAACCGGCTGCTCAACCACCGTGGCGTCGCCCTGTCGCCGACGGTCTGCCAGGGCTGGATCCTGCGGGTCAGCGAGGATCTGGTGGCCGTCCTGGAGAGCGTGACCGGCGAGTCGGCGCGCATCCTGCCGATCACCACGCAGGACATCACCCCGTACGGCAACGGAGTGCACCACCTCAACTCCATCCTCCAGCCCGCCGTCGCCACCACCGCCCCCGTCGTCGGCCTCGCGATCACGGCGGGCTCGGCGGTGGCCGGATGCGCCACCGGCGCCAGCCATGAGACCGACATCGCGGTCGCGGCCCGGTTCGCGGTCGAGACCGCGAAGGAGTTCGGACGCGGCGTCGCCCGCTTCCTGGACCCCAAGGAGTTCGCGCGCCTGGTCGAGCTGTACGGACCCATGACCCACCTCCAGGCCCTCACCCCGGCGGGGTGACCGACCCGTCCCCAGCGGTCGGGCGACCGACCCGTCCCCACGGACCCCGCAGGAGTCCCCATGAACCCGAACCCCCAGGCCGGCGCTGACACCGCGGCCGCGGACGCCCCACCGCGATCGCACCCCAGAGCCTTCGAGCCGGTCACCCTCGTCCTCACCATCGTGCTGTCGGTCCTCGGCGCCCTGATCGGCATCGTGCTGGTCACCTCGCTCGGGGTGTCGCCCAACACGGCCGTGATCGGCGCCCTGGTGGCGATGCTCATCGGCCGTATCCCGGTCGGCGTGCTGACCCGGATGCGCTCCAAGCACCGGCAGAACCTGGTGCAATCGGCGATCTCCGGCTCCACCTTCGCCGCGGCCAACTCCCTGCTCACCCCGATCGCGGTGCCGTTCGCCCTGGGGCGTAACGACCTGGTGTGGCCCATGCTCGGCGGGGCCGTCATCGGCCTCGCCGTCGACAGCTGGGTGCTGTACCGGGTGTTCGACTCCAAGCTGCTGCCCGCCACCGGGTCGTGGCCGGCGGGGATCGCGGCGGCCGAGACGATCAAGGCCGGGGACACCGGCGGGCGCAAGGCCGCGATCCTGGGCGCGGGTGCGGTGATCGGCTTCGTCGGCGCGCTGTTCAAGCTGCCGACCAGTGCCGCGGGTGTGGGGTTCCTGGGCAATATCTGGGCGCTCGCCATGTTCGGGGTCGGGCTGACCGTGGGGCAGTACGCCCCCGAGTTCGGGTTCGACCTGGGCGCTCGCCATGTGCCGCACGGGCTGATGATCGGCGCGGGGCTCGTTGCCCTGGCGCAGGCGCTGCTGCTGATGCGGACGCGAAAGGGCGGGGCGAAGGGGGCCGCCGAGAGTCCGGCCGCCGACGGCTCGGCCGTCGACAGTCCGGACGCCGACGGCGGCCTTACGGTCCAGGCCCCCAGCTGCGCAGGGGACTGCTGGAGGGCATGGGCCTCTTCGTCTGCGGCGCGATCGTGGTCGCGATCGCGGGCGGTGTGGTGGGAGGGCTCTCCCTGCCCGCCCTGGTCGGCTGGGTGCTGCTGGCCGGTGTCGCCGCCATCGTCCACCAGCTGATCGTGGGGCTGGCGGCGATGCACTCCGGCTGGTTCCCGGCCTTCGCCGTCACCCTGATCTTCCTGATCATCGGTCTGGTGCTGCACATCCCGACCGTGCCGCTCGCCCTGCTGGTCGGCTACACGGCCTCCACCGGCCCCGCCTTCGCCGACCTCGGCTACGACTTCAAGGCGGGCTGGCTGCTGCGCCGGGACGCCGCGCCCTGGCGGCCGTTCGAGATCGAGGGGCGGCGCCAGCAGTACCTCGCCCAGCTCGTCGGCTTCGGCGTCGCGCTGGTCGTCGTCGCCCTCGCCTGGAAGGCCTTCTTCTCCGACGGCAAGGTGCCGCCGGTCGCCGAGGTCTACGTCACCACCATCAAGACCGGCCTCGAGCCCGGCACCATGACCACCATGCTGCTGTGGGCGATCCCCGGCGCGCTCGTCCAGCTCCTCGGCGGACCCTCCCGGCAGATGGGCGTCCTGCTGGCCACCGGACTTCTGGTGGCCACGCCCCAGGCCGGATGGATGGTCCTCGGTGCACTGGTCGTCCGTCAGCTCTACACCCGGTGGCGGCGGCGCGGGATCGCCGACGCGGAGGCGCGCAAGGAGTCCGACGAGCAGGCCGAGAACGACCTGTCGCTGGTCGGCGCCGGACTCGTCGCCGGAAGCTCCCTCAACGACGTGGGCCAGCTCACCAAGGCCCTGTGAGGAAGGTCCTGAGGAAGGTGCGTGAGGAAGGCCCAGTGAGAAAGGACGTGCACGCTGTGGACGACATGGACACCACGGAGACCAGGGAGACCGAGGGCCCCGAACACCCGGCGGGCGCCCCGGCCCTCGGCCTCGTCACCATCGGCCAGGCCCCGCGCGCCGACCTCCGCCCGGACGCCGAACCGCTGCTGCCCGGGGTGCGCCTGGTCGAGCACGGCGCGCTCGACGCCGAACGGTTCGACGGCGACGCCGAGGCGGCGACCCGCCGGCTGCTGGCCCCGAGGACGGCGAGGCACCGCTGATCTCCCGGCTGCGCGACGGCCGTTCGGTACTGCTCGGGCACGGGGCGATCGTCCCGCGCATCACGGACGCGGTCGCCCGCGCGGAGCGGGACGGCGCCGCCGCGACCCTGCTGCTGTGCACCGGCCGCTTTCCCGCGGTGCGGGCCCGGCGGCCGCTGCTGTTCGCCGAACCGCTGGTGCAGCAGGCCGTCGCCGCGACCGTGGGCACCGACCCCGTGGGCATCGTCTGCCCGCAGCCCGACCAGGCCGAGGATGTCTCCCACCGCTGGGCGGAACTGCTGCCGGGCCGGGTCCAGGCCGCGACCGCCGATCCGTACGGCCCCGCCGAGCGCGTCCTGGACGACATCGCTACCGCCGCGCGCACCCTCGCCGACCGCGGCAGCTCCTGGCTCGTCCTGGACTGCATCGGCTACACGGAACAGATGCGCACCGCCGCCGTGCGGGCCGCGGGCCGCCCCGTGCTGCTGGCCCGCGCCATCGCCGTCCGCATGGCGGCGGAGGTGGTGGCGGCCTCAGCGTGACGATGGCGCGGCGCCGCCGCGCACCGGGCCACACGCCGCCGCCGTGCACCGGGCCACACGCCGCCGTCGTGCACCGGGCCACACGCCGCCGCCCCGTAAGGCTTCCGCACACCCACCCAGACCCTCCGCCCGCCGCGCAGCGCCCCACCCGCCGGAGGTCCACCGTGTCCATGCCCTCGCCCGTGTCCGTACCCGTGCCCGTGCCCGCGTCCGCATCCGCCGCCTCCGCCCGGCCCATCGGGGTGATCCGCGTCCTCACCAGCGAGGACCCTGCCGCCGTCGCCACCCACGGCACGGCCATCGAGGAGCGCTACGGCCTGCCGACCGTCTCGCGGTGCATCCCCGGCCAGCCCCACGGCATCCATGACGACGACTCCGAGGCTCGCGCCGAACCCAAGATCGTGGACCTCGCCCGGGAGCTGGCCGATGCCGGGGCGCGGACGCTGATCATCAGCTGCGCCGCCGATCCGGCGCTCCAGAAAACCCGCCAGGCCGTCGGCATCCCCGTCATCGGCGCGGGCTCGGCGGCCGCCGCCGTCGCCCTGGGCCTCGGCCGCCGGGTCGGGGTGCTGGGCATCCGGGACGAGGCACCGCCCGCCGTGTGCGCGGTGCTCGGCGACCACTTCGCCGCCTCCGCCCGCCCCGACGGCGTCCACCGCACCACCGACCTGCTCGCCCCGGAGGGGCCCGCGGTGGTGCTGGAGGCCGCGGCCGGGCTCGTCGCGTCGGGCGCGGACACCCTGCTCCTCGCCTGCACCGGCCTCAACACCATCGGAATCCGCCCGCTGCTGGAGGAGCGGCTGGGCGTCCCGGTCGTGGACCCGGTGCTCGCCGCCGGACTGCTCGCCTCGTACGCGTACGGCGGCTGAACCTGAACAGCCGGAAGGCTTCCGCCCGGCGGCTGAGCGCCCGTAAGGACCCCTCGCCGGGCCGGACTTCGCCGGGCCGGACTTCGCCGGGCCTCGACCCGTGTAGGTTCCGCGATTCGTGACTTCGCGCGGACCGGGGCGGTGCGCGGTCGGACA contains:
- the pepE gene encoding dipeptidase PepE — encoded protein: MQLLLLSNSAAPGRGYLDHALEEIASALDGARRLVFVPYALADHDGYTAKVATALEPLGVEVTGAHTAADPAELVRGAQAVFVGGGNSFRLLKALHERDLVRAIRERVAAGAIYMGSSAGTNMACPTLRTSNDMPIVQPPTFEALGLLPFQINPHYLDADPDTAHMGESRALRLEQFLEENDVPVVGLREGTWLRRDADRLTLGGIDAGAILFRRGEDPAELRPGADLSALLREESRFDSAVHSS
- a CDS encoding IclR family transcriptional regulator gives rise to the protein MPEQKPVTGAPPLQTADRVLNVLLAFDRERPEWGVTEIAEEFGLDKSVAQRLLAALAYRGFLVSDKRSRRYRLGPAVWHLSWVWERGGGMASLARPILEALAEAVGVNTLFAVPDGVHMRCVAAVDGATGPLRYYVLAGELYPAHAGATSRAYFGMLPPGDRAVLLYGRPMARFSEHTPTDPVRLEERFSQVRRDGYAYSEGEYDPDSAALAAPVLVGRRPVGTLTLAAAPEVLRPRREQLIAPLLQGAADLGRLLTPTRPRRAPRR
- a CDS encoding DUF1177 domain-containing protein encodes the protein MLKHVLDIIELLDRPQTSGALLADHLRAVQAAAGADPQTAPQVEVRTVEGDKGSTDFVSVTVPGRRGKLGRGDAPTLGILGRLGGVGARPERIGLVSDADGAVAALSAAAKLLDMHARGDVLDGDVTLSTHVSGWAPTQPHDPVPFMDSPVDTLVCNREEISPAMDAVVSIDTTKGNRLLNHRGVALSPTVCQGWILRVSEDLVAVLESVTGESARILPITTQDITPYGNGVHHLNSILQPAVATTAPVVGLAITAGSAVAGCATGASHETDIAVAARFAVETAKEFGRGVARFLDPKEFARLVELYGPMTHLQALTPAG
- a CDS encoding AroM family protein: MRKDVHAVDDMDTTETRETEGPEHPAGAPALGLVTIGQAPRADLRPDAEPLLPGVRLVEHGALDAERFDGDAEAATRRLLAPRTARHR
- a CDS encoding AroM family protein — protein: MLGHGAIVPRITDAVARAERDGAAATLLLCTGRFPAVRARRPLLFAEPLVQQAVAATVGTDPVGIVCPQPDQAEDVSHRWAELLPGRVQAATADPYGPAERVLDDIATAARTLADRGSSWLVLDCIGYTEQMRTAAVRAAGRPVLLARAIAVRMAAEVVAASA
- a CDS encoding aspartate/glutamate racemase family protein, yielding MSVPVPVPASASAASARPIGVIRVLTSEDPAAVATHGTAIEERYGLPTVSRCIPGQPHGIHDDDSEARAEPKIVDLARELADAGARTLIISCAADPALQKTRQAVGIPVIGAGSAAAAVALGLGRRVGVLGIRDEAPPAVCAVLGDHFAASARPDGVHRTTDLLAPEGPAVVLEAAAGLVASGADTLLLACTGLNTIGIRPLLEERLGVPVVDPVLAAGLLASYAYGG